In Helicobacter sp. MIT 99-5507, the sequence TAGTATGAGAATACTTATTCTTGGTATAGGAAATATTCTTTTTGGAGATGAAGGAATAGGTGTTCATTTATCAAATCTATTAAAAATAAATTATAGATTTAGTTCAGCTGAACATAGCCTAGATATAATAGATGGAGGGACATTAGCTCAAGCTTTGATACCTCTTATCACCTCATATGATTATGTAATTTTATTAGATTGTATTAATGCAGTTGATGGTAAAGTAGGTGATGTATTTTTCTTTGATTTTGAAAATATACCAAATAATATTAATTGGCAAGGCACGGCACACGAGGTAGAAATGCTTCAAACTTTGAAGATGATTGAAATGTTGGGGGATTTACCAACAATAAAAATCATTGCAACTATTCCAGAAATAATAAATGATGATGCCATGTTTAATTTATCTATAAAAATACAAGATTCTGCATTGTTTATGCGTGATATTGCGCTTAAACATTTAAAAGATTTAGGTTTTAGCATAGATGAAGTTGATAATAAACACTTGCAAGAGATAGCCAATAATTCATTTAAAGGTTACGAGTGATATTAAAATTTGTTTTCTTGTATAAAAATTCAAATAAAGATTATTTTTTAAAAATTATGCAGAATCTTGCTAATGAATTTGACTTAAAGCATAGCAATATGACTTTGGATAGCGAATTTTTATTTTTTGTTAATGGTAATGATGACAATCTTGGCTTGTTTGCAGATAGTATTTCAAATAGGATTCCACTATCTCTTTATTTTATATTTAAAAGTGTTGATGTGGTAAAAGAAATACCAAAAGAAAGCCTCTCTATACTTGATAAAAGCTCGTCGTCCTTTGATTTTGATTTAATAGAGTTAAATAATATAAAAGATATTGATGGAGAATATTTTTGTGATATTTTTTCTTATCCAAAACATAAAATATCATTTGATATAACATTTAATCAAAAAAATATTAAGTCAAAACAAGATTTGCTAGATTCTATGCAAAATATCGTTTTAAATTTAAAATCAAGGCAAAATATTGAGATTCAAACTACAAAAGGCAAAATATCTTTATGTATTGATAATAAAAACTTTGATTTGATTTTAGCAAATGATATTTCTACAATAAGTCTTTATACAAGGGCAAATAAAGATGAATTAGATGCGCTTGCTACTTTTGAAAAGCCGATAGTAAAACTCAAGATAAAAGATGTATTTATTAATGAATTAGGATTTAAAAGTGCAAAGTTTATTTTACCATATGACCCGATATTATCGATATTATCAAGCTTTTTAAT encodes:
- a CDS encoding HyaD/HybD family hydrogenase maturation endopeptidase — encoded protein: MRILILGIGNILFGDEGIGVHLSNLLKINYRFSSAEHSLDIIDGGTLAQALIPLITSYDYVILLDCINAVDGKVGDVFFFDFENIPNNINWQGTAHEVEMLQTLKMIEMLGDLPTIKIIATIPEIINDDAMFNLSIKIQDSALFMRDIALKHLKDLGFSIDEVDNKHLQEIANNSFKGYE